The Alnus glutinosa chromosome 3, dhAlnGlut1.1, whole genome shotgun sequence nucleotide sequence TTCATTGTTTTGCTTCGAATGAAATCCTGAAATATTTGGCCACACTATCATGGACAATTTTACTAAGTACCTAGCGTATTAATTGGTGTCTAATGTCTTCGGACTGGGGGTTGGGTGGCTATGTACTGTTGAAGGGCAAATGGTCTGTAAACTGAATAATAACAACTTAAGAGGCAAGAGGATAAAGTTTCTTCTCATTGATACAGGAAGGTGAGAATGCCAAAATCGATTGGAGTAAAATACTGACTGAAACTTATGAGTTAGCTGAAGAGTGCCTAAACACAAACTACTATGGCACCAAAAGAGTGACTGAAGCACTGCTTCCCCTCCTTAAGCTATCCAATTCACCAAGGATTGTCAATGTTTCCTCTTCCATGGGGCAGTTAAAGGTATGAAACtactacaaataaatttttgacaccGTTATAAGAATCAAGTTTTATACAAGTTTTTGATTTGGTTAATTTGAATCAAATGTAGACGATTCAACAGAACTGGCCTGCTTAAAGTTGACCAAGTTGAGACTGGGTAGTTGTACAACTTCTCTTTCATGTTACCTTTGCTCACTTACTACTAAAaggaaattttatatatttgcaaagaaaaaAGGGTCCTATATACCTCTAATAAATGATCAAGATTTATGTTGCCAATAATGATAGTTAACTACCAATCTAGGTGTTATGTACAGTCAAACATACTCTGCCGCTGTTCATGATACTCCAATTaatgaaatcatttttatttttcctttcataCTAAATTAAGCACTACTATGTTTTTCTTTGGAATTACGCATTGTCTATCTTTCTAAACAAACTGGCGGGGTTTTACTTTCTAATAGATGTggagtttttgttttcaaattaaactGTGATTGATTTTcccataaataaatcaaaagtttTCTTGTTCTGCTGTTTTAGAGCATACCAAATGAATGGGCTAAAGGAGTGTTAGGTGATGCTGAAAGCCTCACAGAAGAAAGAGTGGATGAGGTATTGAGTGAATTTCTGCAAGATTTTAAAGAGGGTTCCTTGGAAACCAAAGGGTGGCATGGTCTTATGCTTGCCTATAGAGTTTCAAAAGCGGCTCAAAATGCCTACACAAGAATCGTGGCCAAGAAGTACCCATCTTTCCGTGTCAATTGTCTCTGTCCTGGCTTTGTCAAGACTGATATGAACCACAACACTGGCTATTTGACGATTGATGAAGGTGCAGAAGGTGCTGTAAGGTTAGCGCTACTGCCCAATGATGGTCCTTCTGGCCTATTCTTTCATCGGAATGAATTGTCAACGTTCGATTAAATGTCAGCCTCTTTgtcaaaataaataaggaaGCGAGTCATCTTGatagagaaaaatatattacatcaatatCGAATGACTGCAGTACTTTCCTTGCATTTGATTCTCAATGTATAATAGGTTTCTTGAAGACCAATGTGTAACTttattgtcatatatatattgtgtatgcAGTAAGCAAGTTTTTCACTTCGTGTATGTCATGTCAAATATATGCTTTTTCTTAATGCAACTTTTAAGAATGTTTCTGTTTCTACCTAGTCTTTTTGCATAGACAACTATCGGCAGAGATTTGTGAAGAAACCATATGGTTGGTTAGTAGAATCTTATTTAAATGGTTAAATCAGAACCCGATTTAAGGTAAAAAGGTTTCATTGATTGCTTTGAAGCACCCTGAGATTACAGATATCAAATCCTCCATTGCCAATTGATGCGGGCAAGTTTTATcagttttttttgttaaaaccgttttacttaaaaaatcaattttttttttttttttttaattttttttttttgattccaACATCGGATTGTgacaaaattggtggcgtttGAAAGCTTATTCGGAGGgctacaattttgtatttcataaaatttttgtaatttcaacGTTTACTAGGAAAAAGTTgtcattttatattattaacatTGCAAAGTGTTTTTATTGCGCAATCTAGGAGACTGATGGAGCAAATCAGATCCTTATCCGACCAAATTGATGCCATGGATGTTGCTAACGGTCATCGCCGTCAACCAACAATACATGTCGTGGATGTGGATGACGTGGTTACCTTTAGTGAAGCGTGATCTCAACGGAAGAAAGTACGGTTTGACACGTGGAATCCGCAGTTTGCAAGTTTGACCGTTATTCGCGAGCCTCAAATTCATCTATCAAATCCATCTTATGTGGAGGAGGAAGAtggatttgttgatgaagagttccaagaagacgagTTTTTTGATAAGGATTTCAAACGtggagatgttcatgaagatgttgaagattCTTCACCAGGATTCGTAGATTGAGATTATTTACCAACTCATGATACCGatatcaatgatgaagatcttgtgGGAGGTTCTTTTCATATAAATATTGATACTTTGTATTCTCTTATCTTTCTCCCATCTTTTTTCGCTGATGTGGCATTGTTAATtcaacattttatttattttttaattaagattgatctaaaAGTGGATTGATAATGCCACATCAGCGAAGAAGGACAAGAGAATACCAAGTAAcatctcttataaaaaaaaattatatgcttcTCATatgctaaaattattattgatcaaataataatgtTAAAAGTCATCTCAATTTTTGATGAATACTTGATACCCTAGCTTTTACGACATTTACAATTACTCGTCCTGTCCATACGTTGAGTTCAATCAGAATGGAGAAAGGAATTAGCTGCCTCCCACGCCAATAAAACCccaagaaataagagaaaactgAAGTTCAAGAGAAgcagaagaaaaagacaaaatagaaGTCCCTTTGAGCTGTCTTGGTGTCAAAATTGTGTATAAATTCTTGATAGGACTAATaaattttgtagaaattttATGCTTCTTTGTGTTATGTGAAAGTGATATTTTGATAAGGGTATATAAAAAATCTCCTCTCCAGATAAGCAGATAAGGATTACCTCTGCAGTCAAGGtcaacaattattttatatgttaagtttaagaataatgctatttttttttttttttacaattagcTCACAATACCGGTGAGTCGATCTCAATCAACCtttgaattaattattattataaaaaaaaaaaaaattaaaaattagtttaaacTATCATGTCAACCTTGTGCGATAAAAATTTAGTATAGAATTATATATAGAtaaatgttagaaattatatttttaactaCAATGTTTACCCCAGTTGGCCTAAAGGGTGGCTCACGCACCACCCTAGAAAAACTTGGGGTGGCTCGTAGCCCACCCCCTACCccctttctttccctttttttttttttttttttttaaatttaattttaaaaatttatttaattttgagggtattttatgtaaattttgattttaagttatGATATTGAGTCTTTTCACGAATTTGATTGACGGAAGGGGTAACGGTTTGAAAATGGAAGTtccatgctctcttttggtcgtgGTGGCATGTTGACAATAGCCGGTAGTTGATagaagaaaatgtaattaccctcttttatttttaaatagaaaaaatatggtTAAATACACTTATAGTCCCtaagttttggaaactttattttttaatccctaagtttcaattcgcatcatagATGTTACCtcaattttgggaaaagacCGAATTAGTACCTCAATTAAGTTTtccgtctaaaaactaacggtccgccacgtgttAATCCAtgagggttgacacgtgttgtagtataaaaaaatcaaaagtaaaaaatctttaaaaattaattaaaaaataaaaaaaaaattgaaaaagagaaagaaaaagaagagggatgGTTGAGCCACCCTCTTGACCATggcagaagaaagaaaaaataaataaattcaagggttttggcccttggcggtggccgaactacccccaaGGACCACAGGGGTGGTTCAGTCACCCcatggcaggaaaaaaaaataaaaaaaaaaaaattcaagagttttggatcgcttcaatttttttatttttttatttttttttctctctctctgccatggggtggccgaaccacccatgGGGGttgtttggccaccccaaaccGGTAATGAGCcaccctctttttttctttttctttttttaagtttttaataatttttttaattttataattaatttttacatattttttatttttgtaatttttttatattgtgacatGTGTCAAGCCTCAggtgttgacacgtggcagaccgttagtttttggacaaaaaacttaactgaggtattaatttgatattttctcAAAACTAAGGTATCATCTAttatgcgaattgaaactcagggactaaaaaataaagttttcaaaacttaaGGACCAGAAGTGTATTTaacccagaaaaaaaaaggcaccCATAAAATGTTAGAGTATgtaataaagataaaaatcataatcataaatgAGGATTAGATTACAGTAAGCGACGGAATTTGATTAGGATTATATTACaattgaataatttcaaatcatTCATAAGCTTTATAAATAAAACATTGTTActttaggggtgaaaatgcgtaTGCGGATTACCATGTTaaaaagggtatcgaattatttgctattttaagataaatatgttaaattagcaaacgtctcaaatttAAGTatccaaaatacccctattttttaaggaaaaaaaaaaaagatggaaaaaaTGCTACGATCTAGGTGTTAGTTAAAATTGAActtaatttgcaaaaatattgatGCCTAAATCTTAGaaaatttctataatttttttaaaaaaaataataaatacaggggtattttgagaCTTTTGAAAACTTGAACACTCCAATTTGAAATATTTGCTAGTTCAATATCATTATCTCAAAATAacatataattcgatacccttttgtgaaattGTCCgctatatatgtgtgtgtgtgtatataaacATAACTTTTAAGTCCGACATAACTTTTAGAACTCGAACTTAAacataacttatatatatatatataaaatattaaatataccCCATCATCTTACCTTTATTTATTGGAACTAATATGACAATATCTATTCGCTTATactaaataagaaaaattgtaCTATTTGTCTTTGTGGttgatctaaattataaattatttcatttGATATCAAAATTAGTTCAGAGATCTttatggttggcttaatttacaaatcgctccctgaagttaaattccgttaaaaattttaacagattctgttaggcgTTGTGTTAGTGCCTATAAAATGACGACACTTGttgatcataataaaaataaaaataaatatattaaaaatatatataaataaaacttaaaaaattattttaaaaaaattaattattttttttaaataagaaaagttGCGACAAGTGGGCATTAGGAAAAGTTCGTGGCTGGTTGGAACAAGGATTGACACCAGATGCACGTGGACGATGATGACACTCGAAGTATTTAATGAATTGGAAGATGAAATGTACCtcataccatgttaaattatcgattatcttaaaaacttaCGCCGATAGAAAAAGGTTTTAAGCCCACACATGAGAGggagtaattaaataattaaattcactattttctattagtttaaactttttgaaaaatagtaTAGTTGGTACGTGGAATGGTTATTCCATTACGAAAATGAATATCTTTTATTAGGAACGGAAGAAATTAAGTGGAATATAATAGCCATTCCCATGACCCATTAGGGAATTGAGAGGAAATAACTATTCATTATTCCAAGTGTTATAGTAAAGGATAACACCAAGTTTAATCTATTCCACCTtatattcttaataaaagatttttttttttttttactcgaCTAGTCATTTCGCGTATTAAACGTATCCTAAGTTTGGTTAGGTGATTAGCTTTTTGGAGTTCATTGTTTTGCTTCGAATGAAATCCTGAAATATTTGGCCACACTATCATGGAAAATTTTACTAGGTGCCTAGCGTATTGGTGTCTAATGTCTTCAGACTGGGGGAAGGGTGGCTAGCTATGTAGTACTGTTGAAGGGCAAATGGTCTGTAAACTGAATAATAACAACTTAAGAGGCAAGAGGAGAAAGTTTCTTCTCATTCATACAGGAAGGTGAGAATGCCAAAATCGATTGGAGTAAAATACTGACTGAAAGTTATGAGTTAGCTGAAGAGTGCCTAAAAACAAACTACTATGGCGCCAAAAGAATGACTGAAGCACTGCTTCCACTCCTTCAGCTATCCGATTCACCAAGGATTGTCAATGTTTCCTCTTCCATGGGGCAGTTAAAGGTATGAAACtactacaaataaatttttgacaccTTTATAAAAGAATCAAGTTTTTGATTTGGTTAATTTGAATCAAAAGTACGTATATCGTAGACGATTCAACTTGAAACTGGCCTGCTTAAAGTTGACCAAGTTGAGCCCCAGTCTTTAGGAATATATGATGGATTGCATGTAGTTGTACAACTACAGAACTAGTCTTTCATGTTACCTTTGCTCACTTACTACCAAAAGGAAGTTTTgtatatttgcaaagaaaaaAGGGTCCTACATACCTCTAATAAATGATCAAGATTTCTGTTGCCAATAATGATAGTTAACTACTAAtctaggtttttatttttccttttaagctAAATTAAGCACTACTATGTTTTTCTTTGGAATTACACATTGTCTATATTTCTAAACAAACTGGCGGGGTTTTACTTTCTAATAGAAGTggagtttttgttttcaaattaaactGTGATTGATTTtctcataaataaatcaaaagtttTCTTGTTCTGCTGTTTTAGAGCATACCAAATGAATGGGCTAAAGGAGTGTTAGGTGATGCTGACAGCCTCACAGAAGAAAGAGTGGATGAGGTATTGAGTGAATTTCTGAAAGATTTTAAAGAGGGTTCTTTAGAAACCAAAGGGTGGCCTGGTTTTATGCCCGCCTGTAGAGTTTCAAAAGCGGCTCAAAATGCCTACACAAGAATCATGGCCAAGAAGTATCCATCTTTCCGTGTCAATTGCTTCTGCCCTGGCTTTGTCAAGACTGATATGAATCACAATACTGGCTACTTCACGATTGATGAAGGTGCAGAAGGTGCTGTAAGGTTAGCGCTACTGCCCAACGATGGTCCTTCTGGCCTATTCTTTCGTCTGAATGAAGTGTCAACTTTCGATTAAATATCAGCCATTTCTACAGCCTCTTgtcaaaagaaataaagaagcgAGTCATCTTgattgagaaaaatatattacatcaatatCGAATGACTGCAGTACTTTCCTTGCATTTGATTCTCAATGTATAATAGGTTTCTTGAAGACCAATTTGTAACTTTATtgtcacacacacatatatatatatatatatatatatatatatatatatatatatatatattgtgtatgcAGTGAGCAAGTTTTACACTTCGTGTATATCATGTCAAATATATGCTCTTTCTTGATACAACTTTTAAGAATAttcaattgtgcaacaaaatattcaaatgcataatttaaaggaaagaaatattttgttgacgaagtagaaactcttatcaagagaaaaatcacttcgagACAGTCAAACTCAGAAAATCCACCATTTAAAAGACAAAGCTTGTTACAAaacacttgtactcacatacctctaatgcagtagtcatacctttaactctgacacgtacctatacgtgaacgctttccaactAGACTTCAtgtctgaaggggtctttaataaactcctttagcttagggctcctccatAAGCTAGAGTTCAATGGGTTGATCAAGTCACtcaaataaaattctaagagagctagcaaatatcttTGTTTCTGcataaacaccatctcttagcacaatgaaatttaataccgaattcttaaagaatacatgtctagagacctctatatataagctttagaagacctaatacaactCTGATTCGGAGTTTCTGGGCAGCGTCTGGACTAAGACAGTGGGCATCCGGACATCAAGTAGCAACCGACTTCTTTTCATGCGGTTTCACgagtttcttcattaatcttcagtcattgcgtccggacggtttcgccctagcatccggatggttgtaTGTTGTCTTCACTATTCGCAGCATTCATTTTGCTGTTTGGACACCTGTGCGAACATGAGTTCCCTGCGGTTTGTGTTTGCTGAGGTGTTCAGAAACTTCTTCGAACACtaatgggcatccggacgcttcTTCTGGGTCGTCTGGACGATAATAAGGGAACCCCCTTTGCTGAGCTGTAAGTGCGTAAGAATCTTTCTTGACTTCCATAAATTGTCTTTCTTGATATTTGTGACAttgaacttgtcatattaaaaCTTTCTATGTtgagaaataatctctgaatattttAAAGACTCTGAATAAATACGACATCCCTGTTATAATAGCACACTActataatagtgattttatcaaaaaaaagaaaaaaaaaaagaaaaaaaaaaaggtatctAATAAACTAACAAAGACCAATGTGTATAGGTAGTTTAATGTCACGTAGTGTATGCAGTAATTAATGCAACTTTTAAGAATGTTTCTGGCTTTGCCGAGTCTTTTGGTATAACTTGAATAAACAGAGGACATTTGTGAACaaaccacatggctaattgttggaaaatgaattaaataattaaataattgttttttattaatttaaatattcaaGTCAGTTTTGtgtttaaaaaaagtttatttataaagaaaattcACATTTGTCAGAGTTACCCACTTACCCTCTCCTCCAACTGGAAGCTGGGCTTTCTCAATCAGCTTGGTAAGGCAGAAATAAGACCAGAAGCTAGCGGCAAGGACTAAAGGCCCAAAACGTTATTACGCGAACGCTCAATTCCTTAGCAATATGGCCTTGTTTTATAACTTACCGAACATAATAACAGTATAATGTTGTTACTGTTTacgtcccttttttttttttttttttttttttttttcaattttttatattttttactaccaatcaacatcaaaatattctcacttttttcactttttatatcacattaataattttttattattattcaaataaaaaaaaattcactacaatataaatttttttttacttttttatacaaattctttttattttatatcacatcatcactttttactaatttcaaaactaataaCCCACTACTATGTTCTGTTTTGTATATGCCTTTGTCAAACAAGTCTAAATTGGGAAAGACATAACTCCATCGGCTAGTACACAAGTGACCGGACACTTCGACTTTCTTGTTACCCGTTCACTAAACCCCTtctccctcccctcccctcccctccacTCATTTTTTCCAGTTTGTGTCAGTACCGAAAAGTGTGAAGTCTgcaaaaaaaacgaaaaaaaataggaataaactggttgggggtaaaatgggaataggATAAAATGTTGGCTTCTGCATTTTATCCTATTTCCATTTTACCCTCAACCTTTTAATACGAAGAACAAATTCAAGGGAATAAACTGAAATATtgagggtaaaatgggaataaaGTAAAATGTTGGCTTAAAAAAAGCCAACCATTCAGTAGTTTGATCATCCGTATGGACACTAACAGGAAAAAATGAGTggaggggagggggaaggggttTAGTGAATGGGGCCTAAGTCAGCTAACAAATCGCATAAGCGTGACTTTgtgatagcattttttttaagtcaatgacgtgacttttaaaactatcacttaatcaaaattaataataataaaaaagaaaacacccGACAAGGCCAACTGGCCAAACTCACCCAACCCAAAccataaataaagagaaaaaaaaaaaatgaagttagaTGACAAGAAGGCTTGAGGAGTCAACGAAATTCATAATAATTGTAAGAGATGCTCTTATATGTTTTCTTTTCCTGCAAATGTTAACAAACTAAAGCCAGCGTCAACGCATAACTCTTCTTCTTTAATAgtgcttttcatttttatcacaGTGTTCCGACTCTCTCATCAATGGCAGAAGCAACAAAGAGGTGGTTTGCTTCTTCTTTTATGGTGTTTACGTGACAGCATGACAACCTGCATAGTTTTTTACTTTCTGTCTTTCTCTCTATATTCGTTTTAAATTTTGGGAccgtcttttaattttttgtttttcaggtaTGCAGTTGTTACAGGATCAAATAAGGGGATTGGGTTTGGAATATGCAGGCAGCTGGCCTCAAAAGGGGTCGTGACGGTGTTAACTGCTAGAGATGAGAAAAGGGGCCTTGAAGCTGTTGAAAAGCTCAAAGAGTGTGGGGTATCTGATGAGCATGTGGTATTTCATCAGCTTGATGTGGCTGACCCTGCTAGTATAGCTTCTCTCGCAGATTtcatcaaaatcaaatatgggaagctTGATATATTGGTAAGATTGAAAGCCAACTTACTAAAAatctgttctttcttttgttttctgtttatTTTGTATTTGGATGATGAATGAGAAAATGACCAATCACCCATTTGTTaacttgctaaaaaaaaaaaaaaaaaaaaaattctcctctTGGTTTGTGGTATATATAGAGTATTTAGAAATAATTAAGACTTAGAATATGTTCgttattttgtttcttgttgAATTTTCAAGACACAATAAATGATGACAAATCTTAAAATTCT carries:
- the LOC133863623 gene encoding (+)-neomenthol dehydrogenase-like codes for the protein MAGATNRYAVVTGSNKGIGFGICRQLAANGVVTVLTARDEKRGLEAVEKLKECGVSDEHVVFHQLDVADPASIASLADFIKIKYGKLDILVNNAGISGAGVDGDALAASGIGEEGENAKIDWSKILTETYELAEECLNTNYYGTKRVTEALLPLLKLSNSPRIVNVSSSMGQLKSIPNEWAKGVLGDAESLTEERVDEVLSEFLQDFKEGSLETKGWHGLMLAYRVSKAAQNAYTRIVAKKYPSFRVNCLCPGFVKTDMNHNTGYLTIDEGAEGAVRLALLPNDGPSGLFFHRNELSTFD
- the LOC133863628 gene encoding (+)-neomenthol dehydrogenase-like; translated protein: MTEALLPLLQLSDSPRIVNVSSSMGQLKSIPNEWAKGVLGDADSLTEERVDEVLSEFLKDFKEGSLETKGWPGFMPACRVSKAAQNAYTRIMAKKYPSFRVNCFCPGFVKTDMNHNTGYFTIDEGAEGAVRLALLPNDGPSGLFFRLNEVSTFD